Proteins encoded by one window of Vibrio algicola:
- a CDS encoding DUF2061 domain-containing protein: MKKTLTFAVLHFSVAFSLAYLLTGDIIIGSLIAMTEPMVNTVAFYFHDKVWQRNKLLRVALQAPSKKTLSFAVLHFSVAFLVTYLLTGDAFIGGLMATIEPSVNTVVFYFHERFWQRKQNIQFSLQCHHHDLQQHGQELSEAPLEKNALSA, from the coding sequence ATGAAAAAAACTCTCACTTTTGCGGTATTACATTTTAGCGTTGCCTTCTCTTTAGCTTATTTACTGACTGGCGATATTATTATTGGCAGCCTGATCGCCATGACCGAACCTATGGTCAATACCGTCGCTTTCTATTTTCATGACAAAGTATGGCAACGAAATAAGCTGTTAAGAGTTGCCCTGCAAGCACCATCAAAAAAGACTCTCAGCTTTGCGGTATTACACTTTAGTGTTGCATTTTTAGTGACTTACTTATTAACCGGCGACGCCTTTATTGGTGGCTTAATGGCGACCATTGAACCGAGCGTAAATACTGTGGTGTTTTATTTTCATGAGCGTTTTTGGCAACGTAAGCAAAATATCCAGTTTAGCTTGCAATGCCACCATCATGACTTACAGCAACACGGTCAGGAATTATCTGAAGCACCATTAGAAAAGAATGCCTTATCGGCTTAA